A region of Reichenbachiella carrageenanivorans DNA encodes the following proteins:
- the hemL gene encoding glutamate-1-semialdehyde 2,1-aminomutase, translating into MDKTNSLKSFKRAQSHIPGGVNSPVRAFKAVGGEPIFMQSAKGAYMHDIDGNKYIDLINSWGPMILGHGKVQIERAVIEAVKKSLSFGAPTNAEIEMAELIAHMMPSIEKVRMVNSGTEATMSAIRLGRGFTKRDKIIKFEGCYHGHGDSFLIAAGSGAATMGEPDSPGVTKGTAKDTITVPYNDLEKVREVVMENPDQIAAIILEPIAGNMGCVPPVSGYLQGLRTLCDEYGVVLIFDEVMTGFRISKAGAQQYYGVKPDLTTLGKIIGGGMPVGAYGGRADIMDMVSPSGPVYQAGTLSGNPVAMAAGLAMLKYLNENTEIYTRLETMTEYIVQGIKLNVLKLGLKYTVNSVGSMFSLFFTDEKVIDFEGAKKSDLNMFGKYFNAMLNKGIYLAPSQYETLFVSSAIDEIEADLIIQASYDSLKEIHKR; encoded by the coding sequence ATGGACAAAACCAATAGTCTCAAGAGTTTTAAGCGAGCGCAAAGTCATATTCCGGGAGGGGTCAATTCACCCGTTCGGGCGTTCAAGGCAGTGGGAGGTGAGCCTATTTTTATGCAGTCGGCCAAGGGGGCCTATATGCACGACATAGATGGCAACAAATATATCGACTTGATCAATTCATGGGGACCTATGATATTGGGGCACGGCAAGGTGCAAATCGAGAGAGCTGTGATCGAAGCAGTAAAAAAATCTTTGTCTTTTGGAGCACCTACCAACGCCGAAATCGAAATGGCAGAGTTGATCGCTCATATGATGCCCAGCATCGAAAAGGTACGCATGGTCAATTCAGGTACAGAGGCTACTATGTCGGCCATTCGTCTTGGAAGAGGATTTACCAAAAGAGACAAGATTATAAAATTTGAAGGGTGCTATCATGGTCATGGCGATTCGTTTTTGATTGCAGCAGGTAGTGGAGCAGCTACGATGGGTGAGCCAGATAGTCCAGGTGTAACCAAAGGTACAGCCAAAGACACCATCACCGTACCGTACAACGACCTAGAAAAAGTGCGTGAAGTAGTGATGGAAAACCCAGATCAAATCGCCGCCATCATCCTAGAGCCTATTGCAGGCAATATGGGATGTGTCCCGCCAGTCAGTGGTTATTTGCAAGGACTGAGGACGCTATGCGATGAGTATGGAGTGGTGTTGATCTTCGATGAAGTAATGACTGGGTTTCGAATATCTAAAGCAGGAGCACAGCAATATTATGGTGTGAAACCAGACTTAACCACTTTGGGGAAAATCATAGGTGGAGGCATGCCAGTAGGTGCATATGGTGGACGAGCCGATATCATGGATATGGTGTCTCCGAGTGGTCCCGTATATCAGGCAGGTACCCTTTCGGGTAATCCAGTGGCAATGGCAGCTGGTTTGGCGATGCTCAAGTATTTGAATGAAAATACAGAAATTTATACCCGATTAGAGACGATGACCGAATACATCGTTCAAGGCATTAAACTCAATGTCCTGAAATTGGGATTGAAATACACGGTCAATTCAGTAGGCTCTATGTTTAGCCTGTTTTTTACCGATGAGAAAGTGATCGATTTCGAAGGAGCCAAGAAGTCTGATTTAAATATGTTTGGCAAGTACTTCAATGCCATGCTTAATAAGGGAATATACCTTGCACCTTCGCAGTACGAGACTTTATTCGTGTCTTCGGCTATAGATGAGATCGAAGCAGATCTGATTATTCAGGCTAGCTATGATTCGTTGAAAGAAATCCACAAACGATGA
- the priA gene encoding replication restart helicase PriA: MSQLELNSELDENFEERITWFADVILPIPLPGTYTYRIPRELEEYIQLGSRVVVQFGKKKILTGIVKLVHQNVPQVYEAKYVLDSLDHAPVVNSYQLDFFAWLSQYYMCTIGEVLNAALPSGLKLTSESLIQLNPETAIGDAEAYSEKELVVLEALKSSDRLSFDQVSDLLGVKMIHAVLKSLLQKESILLFEQVKDKFKPKTVKTVQLADQFIADESAMQMLFELLEKKPKQQAILLKYLSLIRIDEIKSGERTLLKTELLTEDLSVSSYKTLVKNGVFVENEKIISRLEEITKVWQASHPLSAEQEEAMGLIHKSFEQNKPVLLHGVTGSGKTEIYIDLIQQALENGGQVLYLLPEIALTTQIVSRLHKVFGGALGVYHSKYSDNERVEVWNGVNNSKINLVAGVRSSVFLPFSNLSLIIIDEEHESSYKQYEPAPRYHARDAAIWLSHLHQAHVLMGTATPSIDSYQNALDGKYELVELSQRFGTGQLPAFELANILTSRKSKRMKGDFTPELLEGIKQTLIDKEQVILFQNRRGYSPYLICHDCNHVPKCQSCDVSLTYHMGNNVLICHYCGHKESVPAICDACGSTAIRTVGFGTEKLEEDLKLLFPEAHIQRMDQDTTRSKYSYQHIIDRFERGETDILVGTQMLSKGLDFDKVSLVGIFDYDRIVHFPDFRSHERAFQLITQVSGRAGRKDDKGKVILQTGEPDEPLLYKIKTGDYKSFFQTEILERQNFQYPPFYRLIKIILKHKEKNILQQATQQYAKRLIGELGRQRVLGPQEPVISRIRNLYIEEIYIKVEKKKISISKVKELIYKLGLEVKQHKDYKMLRLYFDVDPV; the protein is encoded by the coding sequence TTGTCCCAGCTAGAGCTAAATAGTGAACTAGACGAAAATTTTGAGGAAAGAATCACATGGTTTGCCGATGTGATTCTCCCCATTCCTCTGCCAGGTACATATACCTACCGCATACCTAGGGAGTTGGAGGAGTATATCCAATTGGGGAGTCGTGTAGTGGTACAGTTTGGTAAGAAGAAAATCCTTACTGGCATTGTCAAGCTTGTGCATCAGAATGTACCTCAAGTCTATGAGGCCAAGTATGTGTTGGATAGTTTAGATCATGCCCCCGTGGTCAATAGCTATCAGTTAGATTTTTTTGCTTGGCTCTCCCAATACTACATGTGCACCATTGGTGAAGTACTCAACGCGGCTTTGCCTAGTGGCCTCAAGCTCACCAGTGAATCGCTTATTCAGTTGAATCCTGAGACTGCTATCGGAGATGCTGAGGCGTATAGCGAAAAGGAATTGGTCGTCTTAGAAGCGCTCAAAAGTAGTGATCGATTGAGTTTTGACCAGGTCTCTGATCTCTTGGGGGTCAAGATGATTCATGCTGTACTCAAATCACTTTTGCAAAAGGAAAGTATCTTGCTTTTTGAGCAAGTTAAAGATAAATTCAAACCCAAAACGGTCAAGACGGTTCAGCTTGCCGATCAGTTTATAGCTGATGAATCGGCGATGCAGATGCTGTTTGAACTGCTCGAAAAGAAACCCAAGCAGCAAGCCATTCTGCTCAAATATTTGAGCCTGATTCGCATTGATGAAATCAAGTCAGGAGAGCGGACTTTGTTGAAAACCGAGTTGCTTACAGAAGACCTTTCAGTGTCTTCTTACAAAACTTTAGTGAAGAATGGTGTTTTTGTAGAAAACGAAAAAATCATTTCAAGACTAGAGGAGATTACCAAGGTCTGGCAAGCCAGCCACCCATTATCAGCTGAGCAAGAAGAAGCTATGGGGCTAATTCATAAGTCTTTTGAGCAGAATAAACCTGTGCTATTGCATGGTGTGACAGGCAGCGGAAAGACAGAGATATATATCGACCTCATCCAACAAGCATTAGAAAATGGAGGGCAGGTTTTGTATCTATTGCCAGAGATCGCACTTACTACCCAAATCGTATCCAGATTGCATAAGGTGTTTGGTGGAGCATTAGGGGTCTATCACTCCAAGTACTCGGACAATGAGCGGGTGGAGGTATGGAACGGTGTAAACAACAGTAAGATCAATCTAGTGGCAGGTGTGCGTTCATCTGTATTCTTGCCGTTTAGCAACCTGAGCTTGATTATTATTGATGAAGAACACGAATCTTCTTACAAACAGTACGAGCCAGCACCACGTTATCACGCACGTGATGCTGCGATATGGCTCTCGCATTTGCATCAAGCTCATGTGCTGATGGGGACAGCCACACCCTCGATAGATAGTTATCAAAATGCACTTGATGGCAAATATGAGTTGGTGGAGTTGTCGCAGCGGTTTGGGACGGGTCAGTTGCCAGCCTTCGAATTGGCTAATATTCTGACCTCGCGGAAGAGTAAAAGAATGAAGGGTGACTTTACGCCAGAGTTGCTCGAAGGCATTAAGCAGACTTTAATAGATAAGGAGCAGGTCATTCTGTTTCAGAACAGGAGGGGCTACTCTCCATATCTAATTTGTCATGATTGTAACCACGTACCCAAGTGTCAGAGTTGTGATGTGAGCCTGACATATCACATGGGCAATAACGTGCTCATCTGCCATTATTGTGGACACAAGGAATCAGTACCTGCGATCTGTGATGCCTGCGGATCTACGGCTATTCGTACCGTAGGGTTTGGCACAGAGAAACTGGAAGAAGACCTGAAATTACTATTTCCAGAAGCACATATCCAACGGATGGATCAAGACACTACGCGAAGCAAATACAGCTACCAGCACATCATTGATCGCTTTGAACGAGGTGAAACAGACATACTCGTAGGGACGCAGATGTTGAGCAAAGGGCTGGACTTTGATAAGGTGTCTTTGGTTGGGATATTTGATTACGATCGTATTGTGCATTTTCCAGATTTCAGGTCACACGAGCGAGCATTTCAACTGATCACACAAGTGAGTGGACGGGCCGGCCGAAAAGATGACAAAGGCAAGGTGATACTGCAAACAGGCGAGCCAGATGAGCCGCTGTTGTATAAAATTAAAACAGGTGATTACAAATCCTTTTTTCAAACTGAAATACTAGAACGTCAAAACTTTCAGTACCCACCTTTCTATCGTTTGATCAAAATTATCCTCAAACACAAAGAAAAAAACATATTGCAACAGGCTACTCAGCAATACGCCAAGCGGCTTATTGGAGAACTGGGGCGTCAGCGTGTATTGGGGCCGCAAGAGCCTGTGATATCGAGGATTAGAAACTTATATATAGAAGAGATTTATATCAAAGTAGAAAAGAAAAAAATTAGTATATCCAAAGTGAAGGAGCTGATTTATAAGCTTGGATTAGAAGTGAAGCAGCATAAAGATTACAAAATGTTGCGTCTGTATTTTGATGTAGACCCTGTATAA
- a CDS encoding CHAT domain-containing protein gives MKKVKQSSLLIILLILIGTSSFAQTKYDKKMEKAADLYEVGDYSGARNEIEKIKKKSTKQIGGVNEFLPIARIKEAKYDVALGILSGVHQSVAEGLEMSIVVNGPDSEVHALLLKESTEVMVLYGDFLKAKEYLDQARPILLEAGMDENLAASIDVLDAQIKVGRGFYTEAIELINGKMDFYQGRAMLDDGAKKAVERERKREFARMMMFKGDAYRRMGNYLSADSAFVYADNWIQKNLGKADILYSENQYLNTLLLEENGLEIGAVVDLYEKAYLHTVRKYQPSHYVTVQIRERLIKSYIKNDNKAKLSNHITEFKKIIKQNYDKNSLYSVMLETIDYDVLLGGKDVGLENDVAEILGAESVIPKNHIKRIEMLEFANSVAVINGRSDNSFQYINQILEIKKVLYGEESPEYNLTKIKLANYYVDYTEKFAEALEIYNTSWDKIVKKEIHEGHLDYVDILDHQAVFYEENDEYAKASEILDIALEASRRKYDNEDVEYAIELDKIANLQFKIGEYAEAEKNINEALQILEKADRELAGGYYAQSLVTQATLFAIKGEYDEAESNISKSEKLKKAGVRTIETSGIEIEDELAEVYLAIGRYRDAEKLIEHDLKKKERRFGANSRHMNDPLILKARLKMIMGDYTMAEQLANRAYNITFGIFGGESSKITPSLVTLANINTTIGDYDVAASRLEQVIEIREKQFGRDHIDVARAVSDLALVRFYNDAPTEEVEDLFLRAEKIVGKKLGGSNPHYADVLKNLAVVYVAERRFDEAFVYLEDAANIWDRRIGSRNNINSAAINILRGDIYYSQHQYGEALGYYDKAKDLYEDFFSKSHPEYVKALSKMSKTYFMQGDIKRSQESIEEVLANYSVFIKEYFPSLSEREKAKFWNTIKQDYEFYNTIVINYNKKNTELVGSLYNNALLTKALLLSSSIKIRQRILSSGDETLISTYREWEAKKETLTQVLSMSTEQMAQSGLDGNLLQTEVEDLEKQLSQQSEDFSSGFDSKVVTWEDVQRSLNPNEVALEMVRFRVFDHSFSNDSIMYAVMYVKNEKNSTPGMILLKNGKDMESKYLKLYRNSIKFRLDDQKSYDNFWRPIQDVIGNPGRIYVSADGVYNQLNLEAIKLADGTYVLDRSNIILISNTKDLYYDKITTNVVQEANTAEMFGNPTYYVSTKPGKWAGRAANSRGGSPDVIGQLPGTEKEVTELKDLLRKDGWVTTDHKEREATEAAIKAMNNPKIFHIATHGFFQPDADLSGEDIAMNDNLAAQNPLLKTGLLMSGAGDILNETTSNFNVDDGILTAYEAMNLNLDKTDLVVLSACETGLGEIQAGEGVYGLQRAFLVAGARTIIMSLFKVSDEATQKLMVKFYSKWLETGDKRASFIQAKQEIRDEYKDPIFWGPFIMIGLD, from the coding sequence ATGAAAAAAGTGAAGCAATCATCTCTCCTAATAATCCTGCTTATCTTAATTGGCACTTCTTCTTTTGCTCAGACTAAATATGACAAAAAGATGGAGAAAGCCGCCGACTTGTACGAAGTTGGAGATTACTCAGGTGCGCGAAATGAAATAGAAAAAATCAAAAAGAAGTCGACGAAACAAATTGGTGGAGTCAATGAGTTTTTACCGATAGCAAGAATCAAGGAAGCTAAGTACGACGTGGCACTTGGGATCTTAAGTGGAGTACACCAATCTGTAGCCGAAGGTTTGGAAATGAGTATAGTCGTCAATGGACCAGATTCAGAAGTACATGCGCTCTTGCTCAAAGAATCTACCGAAGTGATGGTGCTCTATGGTGACTTTTTGAAGGCGAAAGAATATTTAGATCAAGCCAGACCCATCTTGCTCGAAGCAGGTATGGATGAAAATTTGGCTGCTTCTATAGATGTATTAGATGCTCAAATCAAAGTAGGTCGTGGGTTTTACACTGAAGCAATCGAGTTGATCAACGGTAAAATGGATTTCTATCAAGGGAGAGCCATGTTGGATGACGGAGCTAAGAAAGCAGTAGAGCGGGAGCGTAAGCGAGAGTTTGCCCGAATGATGATGTTTAAAGGTGATGCTTATCGTAGAATGGGTAATTACCTCAGTGCGGATTCAGCCTTTGTATATGCTGATAATTGGATTCAGAAAAACCTAGGCAAAGCAGATATACTATATAGCGAAAACCAATACCTAAACACACTCTTGCTAGAAGAGAATGGTTTGGAAATAGGAGCAGTGGTAGATCTGTATGAAAAAGCCTATTTGCATACAGTAAGAAAATATCAGCCTTCACATTATGTGACCGTGCAAATTAGAGAGCGATTGATCAAGAGTTATATCAAAAATGATAACAAGGCTAAACTGAGCAATCATATCACCGAATTCAAAAAAATAATCAAACAAAATTACGACAAGAATAGCCTATATAGTGTGATGCTCGAAACCATCGATTATGATGTACTTTTGGGAGGTAAGGATGTGGGGCTTGAAAATGATGTGGCGGAGATTCTAGGAGCGGAGTCTGTGATCCCTAAGAACCACATCAAGCGAATCGAAATGTTGGAGTTTGCCAACAGCGTAGCAGTTATCAACGGACGTAGTGACAATTCTTTCCAATATATCAATCAGATATTGGAAATTAAGAAAGTGCTTTATGGAGAAGAATCCCCAGAGTATAATTTAACTAAAATCAAGTTGGCTAATTACTATGTAGACTATACTGAAAAATTTGCCGAAGCATTAGAAATATACAATACCAGTTGGGATAAGATTGTGAAAAAGGAGATCCACGAAGGTCATTTAGACTATGTGGATATATTGGATCATCAGGCGGTGTTTTATGAAGAAAATGATGAATATGCCAAAGCTTCAGAAATCTTGGACATAGCCCTAGAAGCCTCTAGAAGAAAGTATGACAATGAAGATGTAGAGTACGCTATAGAGTTGGACAAAATTGCAAACCTCCAATTTAAAATAGGGGAGTATGCTGAGGCAGAAAAAAACATCAATGAAGCACTACAAATTCTGGAAAAAGCAGATAGAGAATTAGCTGGAGGATACTATGCGCAGTCTCTGGTGACTCAGGCCACACTTTTTGCGATCAAAGGAGAATACGACGAAGCAGAAAGTAATATTTCTAAATCAGAAAAATTGAAAAAAGCAGGTGTTCGAACAATTGAAACCTCAGGTATCGAAATAGAAGATGAATTGGCGGAAGTTTATTTGGCTATTGGTAGATACCGAGATGCGGAAAAATTGATCGAACATGACCTGAAAAAGAAAGAAAGAAGGTTTGGGGCAAATAGTCGCCACATGAATGATCCTTTGATCTTGAAAGCAAGATTGAAAATGATCATGGGGGATTATACCATGGCTGAGCAATTAGCAAACCGAGCGTACAACATCACCTTCGGTATATTCGGAGGAGAGTCTTCTAAAATCACACCAAGTTTGGTTACATTGGCTAATATCAATACGACGATTGGTGATTATGATGTGGCTGCCTCTAGGCTAGAGCAAGTGATCGAAATTCGCGAAAAGCAGTTTGGTAGAGATCACATTGATGTGGCTCGTGCAGTGTCTGATTTGGCTTTGGTGAGGTTTTACAACGATGCTCCTACAGAGGAAGTCGAAGACCTCTTTTTAAGAGCAGAGAAAATAGTCGGGAAAAAATTGGGAGGATCTAACCCACACTATGCGGATGTATTGAAAAATCTTGCTGTCGTATATGTGGCTGAGCGCAGATTCGATGAGGCTTTTGTATATCTAGAAGATGCTGCTAACATCTGGGACAGAAGGATTGGAAGTAGAAACAATATCAACTCAGCAGCCATCAATATCCTACGTGGAGACATTTACTACAGTCAGCATCAGTATGGAGAAGCTTTGGGTTATTATGATAAGGCAAAAGATTTGTACGAAGACTTCTTTAGCAAATCTCATCCAGAGTATGTAAAAGCACTGTCTAAGATGAGCAAGACTTATTTTATGCAAGGAGACATCAAGCGGTCTCAAGAATCTATCGAAGAGGTATTGGCCAATTATTCTGTGTTTATCAAGGAATACTTTCCGTCATTGTCTGAAAGAGAGAAGGCCAAATTCTGGAATACGATCAAGCAAGACTATGAGTTTTACAACACGATTGTCATCAACTATAATAAGAAAAATACAGAGCTAGTTGGCTCATTGTACAACAATGCTTTGCTGACCAAAGCACTCTTGTTGAGTTCATCGATAAAAATTAGACAACGCATATTGTCTTCTGGAGATGAGACTTTGATCTCTACCTATCGTGAATGGGAAGCGAAGAAAGAAACATTGACACAAGTACTGTCTATGAGTACAGAACAAATGGCACAATCTGGACTAGATGGTAACCTGTTGCAAACAGAAGTAGAGGATTTGGAAAAGCAATTGAGCCAGCAATCAGAAGATTTTAGCTCTGGATTTGACTCTAAGGTTGTGACTTGGGAAGATGTACAGCGCTCGCTCAATCCTAATGAAGTGGCTTTGGAAATGGTACGATTCAGGGTGTTTGATCATTCGTTTTCTAATGACTCGATCATGTATGCAGTCATGTACGTGAAAAATGAAAAAAATAGTACGCCAGGAATGATCCTGTTGAAAAATGGGAAAGACATGGAGTCTAAATACTTGAAACTCTATAGAAACAGTATCAAATTTAGGTTAGATGATCAAAAGTCTTATGACAATTTCTGGCGACCTATTCAGGATGTGATAGGCAATCCAGGGCGTATCTATGTATCTGCCGATGGAGTGTATAATCAGCTGAATTTGGAGGCGATCAAGTTGGCTGATGGCACGTATGTACTGGATAGGTCTAACATTATTTTGATTAGTAATACTAAAGACTTGTATTACGATAAAATCACAACCAATGTAGTGCAGGAGGCGAATACAGCTGAGATGTTTGGTAACCCTACTTACTATGTGTCTACCAAACCAGGTAAATGGGCAGGAAGAGCTGCCAATTCTAGAGGAGGTAGTCCTGACGTGATTGGTCAGTTGCCAGGTACAGAAAAGGAAGTAACTGAGCTGAAAGATTTGCTGAGAAAAGACGGCTGGGTGACTACAGATCATAAGGAGCGCGAAGCCACAGAGGCCGCAATTAAAGCAATGAATAATCCTAAAATTTTCCATATCGCGACACATGGATTCTTTCAGCCTGACGCAGATTTGAGTGGAGAAGATATTGCGATGAATGACAACTTGGCTGCCCAAAATCCTTTGCTTAAAACAGGGTTGCTGATGAGTGGAGCTGGCGATATCTTGAATGAAACAACGTCTAACTTTAATGTTGATGACGGAATCTTGACCGCCTACGAAGCCATGAACCTAAACCTTGACAAGACAGACCTTGTGGTACTGTCTGCTTGTGAGACGGGGCTTGGTGAGATACAGGCAGGTGAGGGCGTTTACGGTTTGCAACGGGCTTTTTTGGTAGCTGGTGCACGTACCATTATCATGAGTTTATTTAAAGTATCGGATGAGGCCACACAAAAACTAATGGTGAAGTTCTATAGCAAGTGGTTGGAGACGGGAGACAAACGAGCGTCATTTATCCAAGCCAAACAAGAAATTCGTGATGAATACAAAGACCCAATTTTCTGGGGGCCTTTTATTATGATTGGATTGGACTAA
- a CDS encoding YdeI/OmpD-associated family protein, translating into MNAKVDIFFEKLEKWQEEMGQLRAIVWDCGLTEELKWGVPCYTTKANNKEKNVVLIHGFKGYCALNFFNGALLKDTEGILVQPTEHVQAARQIRFTHWSEIVEMKAVLKAYIFEAIEVEKAGLKVNLKTTDEFSVPEEFQKKLKEMPSLKAAFEALTPGRQKGYLLHFDQAKQSKTRESRIAQCMPKIMAGKGLKDCTCGLSKRQPYCDGSHKYI; encoded by the coding sequence ATGAATGCTAAGGTTGATATCTTCTTTGAGAAACTTGAAAAGTGGCAAGAAGAGATGGGGCAATTAAGGGCTATCGTATGGGACTGTGGACTGACAGAAGAATTGAAATGGGGAGTGCCTTGTTACACAACTAAGGCTAATAATAAGGAAAAAAATGTGGTTTTGATTCATGGCTTTAAGGGGTACTGCGCACTTAATTTTTTCAACGGAGCATTACTGAAAGACACCGAAGGAATTCTTGTGCAGCCGACAGAACATGTGCAGGCTGCCCGTCAAATAAGATTTACACACTGGAGTGAAATCGTAGAGATGAAAGCGGTACTGAAAGCTTACATTTTTGAAGCCATCGAAGTAGAAAAAGCTGGCTTGAAAGTAAATCTTAAAACGACAGATGAATTCAGCGTGCCTGAAGAATTTCAAAAAAAGCTAAAGGAAATGCCATCCTTGAAAGCAGCCTTTGAAGCGCTAACGCCAGGTAGGCAAAAAGGCTATTTGCTTCATTTTGATCAGGCCAAGCAGTCCAAGACACGGGAGTCGAGGATAGCACAGTGCATGCCTAAAATAATGGCAGGCAAGGGGTTGAAGGACTGTACTTGTGGGCTTTCTAAGAGGCAACCATATTGCGACGGGTCTCATAAGTATATTTGA